The following DNA comes from Nitrogeniibacter aestuarii.
CGCCGCACTCTTGGGGAACGAGACAGCGACAAAGTCCACACCGATCTTGGCCGCGGTGCGGATGTCGTCCATGTCCTTGGCCGTGAGTGCCGGCGCCGACAGACCACCGCCCTGGCGGTTGATCCCCTTGTTGTTGGACAGCAGACCGCCCACCTTGACCCGGCAATGGATGGCCGAGCCCAGCACCTTTTCGACACGCAGCTTGATGCGCCCGTCGTCGAGCAGCAGGATGTCACCGGGGCCCACATCGTTCGGCAGGTCGGGGTAGTCCAGACCGACGGTCTGGTTGTTGCCTTCCTTGCAACTGGCGTCGAGGACGAAATCTGCGCCTTCCTTGAGGGTGATCTTGCCCTCGGCAAATTTGCCGACGCGGATCTTGGGCCCTTGCAGGTCGGCCAGAATGCCGACCGGGCGACCGGCGCGTGCGCTGGCCTCGCGAATGGCTTCGGCGCGTGCGATGTGGTCTTCGGCCGTGCCGTGGGAAAAATTCATGCGGACCACATCGACGCCGGCATGAACCATCCGTTCAAGGACGGGCAGTTCAGACGAACTCGGGCCGAGGGTGGCAACGATCTTGGTGTGGCGAGCCATCAGGACTCCTCTCGATTTATTGTGATTTCTCTGGCTGCTCGCATTCTAGCGCGATGATGTGTCAGTGATGCGCACGCCGAGCGTCATTGCGACTGAGCGTCCTTGGGTATTGCGGAATTCGTCACCTGCGTGCGCCACAGGTTGCTGCCACTGCGCTTGGCTTCATACATGGCTCGATCTGCTGCGGCAATCAGGGCGTTGATGTCGTAACTGTCGGGCGTGTAATGTGCGACGCCGATGCTCACGCCCAGCGACTTTCCATTCACCGACATGGGGCCGACGCTGCGCACCGCGTCAACAATGCGCTCGCACACGCTGTCGATGGTCGATGCGCCCTGAAGGCCGGGGCACAGCAGAACGAACTCGTCGCCTCCGAGCCGTGCTGTCACATCCGATTGGCGGGCGATGCTCTGAAGGCGATCACCGAAGTTCTTCAGTACATGATCGCCGATCGGGTGGCCGAGGGTGTCATTGATGGGTTTGAAGCCGTCGAGGTCGAGCAGGAACAGGGCGCCGCACTCCGATTCGCGCTGAGCGCGGCTGAGGACCCGTTCCGCGGCTTCGAAAAACCCCTTGCGGTTGGTCAGGCCAGTGAGCGCGTCGTGGCGAGCGAGTTGCTGCCAATGCTCTTTTTCGTTCTCCATCTCTTTGTGGCGGCGGGTCAGGCCGATGACGATGGCGATGAAATTACCCAGTGCGAGCAGGAACGCGAGCGTCTGGATGACGCGAAGCTGCTCGGTCCGTTGGACGGAATCGTGCTCCAGGCGGGAGGTCAGCCGGTTCATCAGCTGGAGGATTTCAACGTTGGTGCTGACCATGTAGGTGGCGGCTGGTGCCCACACAGCGTCCGTCTTCGCGTGATCCACCAATTGCACGGTGAGCGGCTTGAGCAGGCGGCGGGCTTCGGCGATGTACTCGCTGGCGGCGCCGTCGACGGCATGCAATTGCACCGTCTTGCCGTCGCCGCCAAGTGTCTGGCCACCGTGAGCGAAGGCTTCAAGTGTCTGATTGAACAGGGAGTAAGCCGAAATGAACTCTTCGGCGGCGAGGTCGGCATGCTCGGGGGCGCTGGAGTTTGCGGCCAGCAAGAGTGATTTGGTCATGCGCTGGGAGAGCATGCGCTGGCGCCCGGCCATGTTGATGGCCACAGCATCCTCAGCCACCTGATGGGCGATCCACAGGTTGGTGACGAGGACGGAAAGGTCCAGTGCCACGAACAGGAGGATTGCCGCAAGCAGGCGTCGCGGGGAAGCGATCAGAGCACTGACGGGGATGGGCATGAATCTATGTTAGGCGCGATCTACACTGATCGATAATGTCTCAACGGCGCGTCCGCATCATGTTTGAGCGATTTTTGCCCTTGCGGGATGGTCGTGCAGCGCCATCAGGACATCGTATAAAAAAGGGCGGCCTCGGGGCCGCCCTTCATCACGTGTGCGCGAACACAACCGGCTTCAGTCGTTGAAGCGCGCTTCGAGTGCTTCGATGGCCGGCAGGGTCTTGCCTTCGAGAAACTCGAGGAAGGCGCCACCACCCGTGGAGATGTAACCCACGTCGCCAGCGATGTCGAACTTGGCAATCGCGGCCAGCGTGTCACCGCCGCCCGCGATTGAGAAGGCTTCGGAGTGGGCAATGGCCGAGGCCATCATCTTGGTGCCACCGGCAAACTGGTTGTACTCGAAAACGCCGACCGGGCCGTTCCAGACGATGGTGCCGGCATGAGCGATGATGTCGGCGAGCTTGGCGGCACTCTTGGGGCCAAAGTCGAGAATGCGGTCGTGATCGGCCACGTCATCAATGGCGACGCGGTTGGCACGGGCCAGCGCAGACACCTCGTCGGCCACGACCACGTCGGTGGGCAGGGGGACTTCGGCGCCACGGGCGGCCATGATGTCCATGACCTCTTTGGCTTCCTTGACCATTTCGGGTTCGGCCAGCGATTCACCGATGTTATGCCCGGCGGCCAGCAGGAAGGTGTTGGCGATGCCGCCACCGACGATCAACTGATCGACCTTGTCGGCCAGCGTCTTGAGGATGGTCAGCTTGGTCGATACCTTGGCACCACCGACAATGGCCACCAGCGGACGTGCCGGGGCGTGCAGAGCCTTGGAGAGCGCGTCGATCTCGGCGCCCATCAGCATGCCGGCGCAGGCGACCGGGGCAAAGCGTGCGATGCCGTGGGTCGTGGCCTGGGCGCGGTGGGCCGTGCCGAAGGCGTCGTTGACGTAAATGTCGCACAGCGCGGCCATCTTCTTCGACAGCGTCTCGTCATCCTTCTTTTCGCCCTTGTTGCAGCGGCAGTTCTCGAGCAGGACGATCTGGCCCGGTTCGACCTCGACGCCACCATCCACCCAGTCGGACACGAGCTTGACCGGCTTGCCCAGCAGCTGACCCAGACGCACTGCGATGGGCGCCAGGGTGTCGTCGGGGCCCACGGTGCCTTCGGTGGGGCGTCCCAGGTGGGAGGTGACCATCACCGCCGCGCCCTTGTCGAGGCAGTACTGGATGGAGGGAATCGAGGCGCGAATGCGGGTGTCTTCGGTGATGTTGCCGGCCTCGTCCTGCGGCACGTTCAGGTCGGCACGGATGAAGACGCGCTTGCCGGCAACGTCCAGGTCCTGAAGCTTTTTGACTTGCATGAGTTGAATCTCCTGAGAATGGTGAGGATGGCGATGGAAGTTGAAAATTCTGTGCGTCAGTGTTGCCAGCGAGGGTGCCAGTGCGAAAGCACGTCCACCATCCGGCTGGCAAAACCCCACTCGTTGTCGAACCACAGCAGCATGGTGGCGAGCCGGTCGCCGCTGACCAGGGTCTGGCCGCCGTCGATGACGGCCGAGTGGGGGTCGTGATTGAAATCGATCGAGGCATGCGCCTGCTCGGTATAGGCGAGCAGATTGGCAAAACGTCCGTGCGCGGCATCGGCCACGAGCCGGTTCAGGCGCTGGGTGTCGACCGGCTGGTGCAGAGTCAGCGTCAGTTCGATGGCCGACACGTTGAGGGTGGGTACGCGGATGGCCTTGGCCTGAACGCGGCCCGTCAGCTGTGGCAACAGACGCTCGACGCCGCGCGCCAGCCCGGTAGCCACCGGGATGATCGACTGCATGGCGGAGCGGGTGCGTCGCAGATCCTTGTCGTGATAGCCGTCGATCAAGGGCTGATCGTTCATCACCGAGTGCAAGGTGGTCAGCAGGGCATGGTCGACGCCAAACGCAGCGTCCAGCAGGCCCAGCACCGGCACGACGGCATTGGTGGTGCAGGAGGCGTTCGAGACGATGGTTTCGGTACCCTTGAGGTCGTCGTGATTGACCCCGAACACGGTCGTGGCATCCACGGCCTCGGCGCTCTGGCCCGGCTGCGAGAGCAGCACACGCGGGCAGCCGGCCTGGATGAACCGGGTCAGGTCTTCACGGGTGCCGTAGCGTCCGGAGCATTCGACGAGCACGTCAATACCGAGGGCTGCCCAATCGACATCCTCCGGGCGCGTGGCGTGAGTGACCACGATGGGCTCGCCATCGATGCGAAGTGCGCCCTCGGCCACATCCACGACACCGGGAAAACGGCCGTGAGTGGAGTCGAAGCGTGTTAGGTATTCGATACTGGCCAGGTCGGCCGGTTCATTGATGGCCACGACTTGCCATTGATCGCGACGCGGCGATTCATACAGCGCGCGCAGGAAGCAACGGCCAATGCGGCCGTAACCGTTGATGGCGATGCGGACGGTCATGAAGGTGTTGCTTGAGCGTTCACGAAATCGGGGGCGCCGTGGCGCCCCCGAAAACGGTCTTACTTGGCAGCGGCGAACGCGCGGGCGGCGTCCAGCATGCGGCAGGAGTAGCCCCACTCGTTGTCGTACCAGGCCAGCACCTTGACCAGATTGCCGTCGATGACGCGGGTCTGGGTCAGGTCGAAGGTGGAGGACACCGTGGTGTGGTTGAAGTCGCTGGACACCAGCGGCTCGTCATTGACGGCCATGATGCCCTTGAGCGGACCGTTGGCGGCCGCGATCATCAGTTCGTTGATCTCTTCCTTGGAGGTCGGACGCTCGGCGGTGAAGGTCAGATCCACCAGCGACACATTCACGGTCGGCACGCGCAGGGCGAAGCCATCGACCTTGCCCTTGAGCTGAGGCAGCACCAGACCCACGGCCTTGGCGGCACCCGTCTTGGTCGGGATGATGTTCTGGGCCGCGGCACGGGCACGACGCAGGTCCTTGTGGCGCACGTCCACGGTCACCTGATCGTTGGTGTAGGCGTGCACGGTGGTCATCAGGCCCTGCTTGATGCCGATGTTGTTTTCCAGCACCTTGGCGACCGGAGCCAGGCAGTTGGTGGTGCAAGAGGCATTGGAGACCACGGTCATGCCGGCGGTCAGCACTTCTTCGTTCACACCCATCACCACGGTGGCGTCCACATCGTCACCGCCCGGGGCGGAGATCAGCACACGCTTGGCGCCCATGTCCAGCAGCTGCTGCGCCTTGGCCTTGGTGGTGTAGGCACCGGTGCACTCCATGAGCACGTCCACGCCATGGTCACCCCAGTTCACGCCCTTCGGATCCTTGGTGGAGTAGAAGGCGATCGGCTTGCCGTCGATGATGATGCAGTTCTCGCCTTCGGTGCTCACCGAAGTGGCGAAACGACCGTGGGTGGTGTCGTACTTGAGCAGGTGGGCGTTGGTGGCCAGATCGCCGGAGGCGTTGATGGCGACCACTTCCAGCTCGTTCTGCAGGCCCAGTTCGTAAATGGCCCGCAGCGTGCAGCGACCGATTCGACCGAAACCGTTGATTGCGACTTTGATGCTCATAGGATTGCTTCCTTTTCCAGGTTTTAGATTCTGTCTCCCTGTCGCGCCTGCGCTCAACCCACCAGGGTGCGCACGGCATCGACGACGGCATCGCTGGTGATGCCGAATTCCTTGAAAAGCTGCCCGGCCGGTGCCGACTCGCCGAAGCGGTCGATACCGATCACAGCGCCTTCAAGGCCTACGTACTTGCGCCAGAAGTCGGTCACACCGGCCTCGATGGCCACGCGGGGAGCACCCGCGGGCAGGACAGAGGCCTTGTAGGCGGCTTCCTGGCGATCGAATACATTGGTACTGGGCATGGACACCACCGACACGAAGGTGCCCACCTCGGCCAGTTTGGCCTGTGCCTCCATGGCCAGCGCGACTTCCGAGCCTGTGGCGATGATAACGGCGTGGGGCGCTTCACCGCGTGAGGCATTGCCGGCTTCGGACAATACGTAGCCACCGCGACGGATGCCGCTCACCTGCGCGGCAGAGCGCGGCTGGAACGGCAGGTTCTGACGCGAGAAGCACAGGGTGCTGGGGCCATCGGCTCGCTCGATGGCGCAGGCCCAGGCCATGGCGGATTCGGTCGTGTCGCACGGGCGCCAGACATCCATGTTGGGGATGTAGCGCAGGGTGGCGATCTGCTCGACCGGCTGGTGGGTCGGGCCATCTTCGCCCAGGCCGATGGAGTCGTGGGTGAAGACGAACAACTGACGGATCTTCATGAGCGCAGCCATGCGCAGCGCATTGCGCGCGTACTCGCTGAACATCAGGAAGGTGGCAGTGTAGGGGATGAGGCCGCCGTGCAGGGCCGCGCCGTTGGCGATGGCGGCCATGCCGAACTCGCGCACGCCGTAATACACGTAGTTGCCGCCATGCTCACGACTGACGCCCTTGGCGCCGGACCACAGGGTCAGGTTGGAGCCGGCCAGATCGGCTGAGCCGCCGAGCAGTTCCGGCAGCTTCGGGGCAAAGGCTTCGATGCTGTTCTGGCTGGCCTTGCGGGTGGCGATGGTCTCGGCTTTGTCGGTGACCTGGTCGAGCACGGCATCCACATGGGCGGTCCAGTCGCTCGGCAGTTTGCCGCTCATCCGGCGCTCGAATTCGGCGGCCAGATCAGGATGCGCAGCACGGTAGGCGGCAAAGCGCGCGTTCCACTCGGCCTCAGCCTGTGCGCCGGCTTCACGTGCGTTCCAGGCCGCGTACACGTCGTCGGGGATTTCGAACGGCGGGTGGCTCCAACCAATGTACTCGCGCGTGGCGGCGATTTCGGCATCCCCCAAGGGGGCGCCGTGCACGTCGTGGCCACCCTGCTTGTTGGGGGCGCCCGCGCCGATGACCGTTTTGCAGCAGATCAGGGTCGGCTGGGTGGTGTTGGACTTGGCCTGTTCGACGGCCGCCTGGATGGCGACCGGGTCGTGGCCCTGCACATCACGGATCACCTGCCAGCCGTAGGCTTCGAAACGCTTGGGCGTGTCGTCGGTGAACCAGCCGTCCACATGGCCGTCGATGGAGATGTTGTTGTCGTCGTAGAAGGCGGTCAGCTTGCCCAGCCCCCAGGTGCCGGCCAGCGAGCAGGCTTCGTGGGAGATGCCTTCCATCAGGCAGCCATCACCCAGGAACACCCAGGTGCGGTGATCGACGATGTCGTGTCCTGGCTGGTTGAATTCGTCCGCCAGCACTTTTTCGGCCAGCGCCATGCCGACCGCGTTGGTGATGCCCTGGCCGAGCGGGCCGGTGGTGGTTTCGATGCCGGGCGCGTAGCCGTATTCCGGGTGCCCCGGGGTCTTGCTGTGTAGCTGACGGAAGTTTTTCAGATCGTCAATGGACAGATCGTAGCCGGTCAGATGCAGCAGCGCATAGATGAGCATGGAGCCGTGACCGTTGGACAGCACGAAGCGGTCGCGATCGGCCCAGTCCGGGTTGGCCGGGTTGTGCTTGAGATGATGGCGCCACAACACTTCGGCGATTTCCGCCATCCCCATGGGTGCGCCCGGGTGGCCCGATTTGGCCTTCTGGACGGCGTCCATCGCCAGGGCGCGAATGGCACCGGTGATGGGATTGAACTGGGGGGCGGTGATGTTGCGCTCGACTGACATTGCTCTCTCGCGACGGGTGAGTCTGTGGCGGAAAAGGCGCAATTATCGTCGAAATGGGCCCACTTGGGTAGTTTCGAGACACTGGCGCCTGTCACACCTGATGTAACGTGGAAACTAAATTAACTTAATGGAATCATTAATTTGCTTGATCTTTACACCCACTGGCGTCGGCGCTCCATGAGCTTCCAGATCAGCGGGGTGAGGATCAACTGCATGGCCAGGTCGAGCCGACCGCCGGGCACGACAATGGTATTGGCGCGCGACATGAACGAGTCGTGCAGCATGCGCAGCAGGTAAGGGAAGTCCACCCCGCGTGGATCCTTGAAACGAATCACGACCATCGATTCTTCCAGCGTCGGTACGTCGCGCGCCGAAAACGGGTTGGAGGTGTCCACCACCGGCACGCGCTGGAAGTTGATGTGGGTGCGTGAGAACTGCGGCACGATGAAGTGGACGTAGTCGTGCATCCGTCGCAGCACCGTGTCCTGAACGGCTTCCTTCGAGTAACCGCGCACCCGGGTGTCCCGATGCAGCTTCTGGATCCACTCCAGGTTGATCGTCGGCACCACACCAATGAGCAGGTCCACATGGCGTGCCACGTCGACCTCTTCAGTCACCACGGCGCCATGCAGGCCTTCGTAGAACAGGCAGTCGGTGCCCACCGGCAGGTCTTCCCACTCGGTGAAGGAGCCCATCGGCAGTCCTGTCTGTACCGCCTGCGCTTCGTCGTGGATGTAATAGCGCCGCCGCCCGGTGGCCGAATCACCGTAGGAGCGGAACAACTGCTCCAGCAGGTCGAGCTTGTTCGACTCGGGGCCGAAATGGCTGATGCCGCGTTTGTTCTGCGCTTCGGCCTGCTCGATTTCCCGCTTCATCTCGTCGCGGGTATAGCGATGGAAGCTGTCACCCTCCACGATGGCGGCATTGACGTTTTCGCGATGAAAGATCGCCTCGAACGTGTGCTTGACCGTGGTGGTGCCCGCGCCCGACGAGCCGGTCACGGCGATGATCGGATGCTTCATGGACATGGGAGTGCTCCGGAAAGGGGAAAATCAGGGGCGGCAGGGCGTCATGCCCTGCAGTCAGTGGTTCTGCAGCCAGGTGCGCCACTCGGTAAACAGGCTCGGGCAGGAGGCGGCAATGACACCTCGTTTGACCGCCGGGCCGGCCAGCAGGTCGCCGCCATCGAGCGAGACCGCGGTGCCACCCGCTTCTTCGAGAATGAGATGCCCTGCGGCGTAATCCCACAGCATCTGCCCACCATGCAGGTAGACATCCAGTCTACCTGCGGCCACGAAACACCATTCGAGCGCGCTGGAACCGAAGTTGCGCTGAGAGTAATAGGGAGGGCGCACGGCCAGTTCATCGCCCAGATGGTTGCTGATGCGCTTGAAGTCAACGCCGGCGACGGCGTCTTTCAGTTCGGGCGCGGGCTCGCGTAGCGGAAGTTCCGATCCGTTGAGGAACGCGCCGGCCCCCCGCGCGGCGTAGAACGATTCGTCCGTCGCCGGGTTATAGACCACGCCGAACAGCGGTTTGTGGTCCATGAGATAGGCCACCGAGACGGCAAAGAACGGAATGCCATTGGCGAAGTTCGTGGTGCCGTCGATCGGGTCGATGCACCAGAGGCCGCGTTTGCCCTCGGCCCACAGGTGCGCCTGCTCCTCTTGCGTCATCTCTTCGCCCAGGACCGGACCCGGCGCGAGGTTGGGCAAGGCTTTTTCGAGCAGTCGCTGGGATTCCAGATCGGCCTCGGTGAACAGTGAACCGTCACTCTTGCGACGGCGGGCGACGTTCAGATAGCGCGGCAGGATGGCCTCCCGGGCGATTTCGCGAACGAGGGACTCAAGGGCGTGGGCGCGGGACAGGCGCTTGGCGGCGGTGTTCATGCTACCTCCAGCCGCACGGGCATGCGGCAGATGGATCTCGGTGATGCGGGGCGTGACGTGGAGGTCGCCTCGCGCGATTTCAGACGTCGTTGTCGGCCCTATAATAGCACGATGATTTTTCGCTTCTTTTGCCCAATCCCGCTCGTGGCGGGCGATTGCGTCGAGCTTCCTGAGGCCGCGGCGCATCATGCAGCGCGTGTTCTCAGGCTGTCGCCGGGTGCGGCGGTCGTGCTCTTCGACGGGGAGGGCGGGGCATGTGCCGGCACCATTGCTGCGGTCAAACCCCGCGTGACGGTCGATCTCCTGCAGGCTCTGCCCGCAGAGCCGCCATCGCCGGTACGCGTGACGCTTGTGCAAGCGTTGGCCGCGGCCGACAAGATGGACTGGGTGATTCAGAAAGCGGTTGAACTGGGGGTGAGCGCCATCGTGCCAGTGGCGGCGAAGCGCTCCATCCTCAGACTCGATGGTGCCCGTGCTGAAAAGCGCATGGCTCACTGGCGCAACATCGTCGTTTCCGCCTGCGAGCAATGCGGGCGCAATACCATGCCCGAACTTGCGCCCATTCAGCCACTGGGCCAATGGCTGGCCAAGGCGCAGGGGGGCTGGGTGTTGGCGCCTGGCGCCGTTCAGCCGCTGCGTGAACAGGCCCGCCCGGCGGCTGACCTGACGATTTACGTGGGGCCGGAAAGCGGTTGGGAAGAGGCGGAGCTCACGGCCATGGCAGCGCGCTGTATCGAACCGGTGCAACTGGGCCCACGTGTATTGCGCACCGAGACGGCCGGCCTGGCTGCCCTGTCGGCCATCCAAGCCCTCTGGGGCGATTTTTGAAGGATTGACACATGTTCGAATCCGCCGAGTTGGGACACCGGGTCGACAAGGCCGCCTATGAGGCCGAGGTGCCTGAATTGCGCACCCAGCTCCTCGATGCCCAGTTCGATCTGCTCGAATCGGCCGGTTTCGCGGTCGTGATCCTCGTCAATGGCGTCGATGCTGCCGGCAAGGGGGAAACGGTCAAGCTGCTGAACGAATGGCTCGATCCCCGCCACGTCATGACCCGCGCCTTCGACGCGCCATCGTCTGAAGAGCAGGAGCGCCCCCCGATGTGGCGTTTCTGGCGGGCCCTGCCGCCCAAGGGAAAGATCGGCGTGCTCTTCGGCAACTGGTACGAAGGGCCCATCAACGCCCGGGTCGAAAAAGACATCAAGCAAAGCGAGCTCGATCAACGCCTGGCTGAAATCAACCGCTTCGAGCAGATGCTCACGCGCGAAGGCGTGGTGTTGCTCAAGTTCTGGTTCCATCTTTCGTGCAAGCAGCAAAAGGCGCGGCTGGAAAAGCTCGAGTCCGACCCGCTGACCCGATGGCGCGTTACCAGAGCGGATTGGCGTAACTACAAGCAATATGATCGACGGCATGATGTGGCCGAGCATGTGGTGCGTCACACAAGCACCGCCGAGGCACCCTGGCTTATCGTGGATGGTTCCGACGAGCGTTATCGCGGTCTGCTCGTCGGTCAAACCCTGCTCGACGCACTCAGAAAGCGGCTCGACGTGGCGCACAAGTGGCAGGCCCGTGTCAGCACGGCGCCTTTGCCGCCGCAGCTCGATGAGCGCAATTTGCTGCGCCAGCTGGTGCTCGATCAGCCTCTGGACAAGAAGGATTACAACAAGGAACTGGAGCGCTGGCAGGGGCGCCTGGCGTTGTTGACCCGCAGCAAGGCCTTTTGCGAGCGCTCTCTGGTGCTGGTGTTCGAAGGAATGGACGCGGCCGGCAAAGGCGGTTCGATCCGGCGGGTAACCGCGGCGCTCGATACGCGGCAGTACCAGGTCGTGCCCATTGCCGCCCCGACAGAGGAAGAACGTGCGCAGCCTTATCTGTGGCGCTTCTGGCGTCATGTGCCGCGGCAGGGCAAGGCGGTGATTTTCGACCGCTCCTGGTATGGGCGCGTACTGGTCGAGCGGGTCGAGGGTTTCTGCTCGGAAGCCGACTGGATGCGCGCGTACGAGGAAATCAACGACTTTGAGGATGCCCTGATCCGGGCGGGTGCCGTGGTGGTGAAGTTCTGGCTGGCGATCAGTGACGAAGAGCAACTGGCCCGTTTCAAGGCGCGGGAAGTGGAGCCGCACAAGCGCCACAAGATCACCGACGAAGACTGGCGCAATCGCGAGAAATGGCCGCAATACGAACGTGCGGTGTGCGACATGATCGACCGGACCAGTACCGAGGCTGCACCGTGGACCCTGATCGAGGCAGACAATAAGCGATTCGCCCGCATCAAGGTGTTGCGCACGATCTGCGAACAGCTTGAATCCGCGTTCGATGAATAAATCAACCTGCACGATGTGCAAGCTGTCGCGCAATGCACAATCCCGTTAAACTGCGCCTCATTCAACGACTTCCGGCGGATGTTTCATCCCGTTCATGAGCTTGGGAGGCCTCGTGCATTCAGATCCAGACATGCTAGACCCGGCCAAGACGGCCAGTGATCTCACCCGTCACTTCGTGGCATGGGTGCGAGGTGCCGCGCCCTACATCCACGCCTTCCGTGGCAAGACGTTCGTGATCGGGTTCGGTGGCGAGGTGGCGACGGGGCAACTGGGCCAGGCGCTGGCCTACGATTGCAACCTGCTGGCAGCCTTGGGCATCCGGCTGGTGCTTGTCCATGGCGCGCGCCCGCAGATCGACGCAGAAATGGAGCGGCGCGGGCTGGAGTCCCGTTTTCACAACGGCGTGCGGGTCACCGATGCCGCAGCGCTCGATTGTGTGAAGTCGGCCATGGCGGTCACACGTCTTGAGCTCGAAGCGCGGCTCTCGCAGGGGCTGCCCAACACCCCCATGGCCGGAAGCTACATGCGCGTGACCGGGGGAAATTTCATCACGGCGCGGCCGGTCGGCGTGGTCGACGGGGTGGATCTTCAGTTCACCGGGAAAGTGCGCAAGATCATGGCCGACGAAATCGCCGCCGACCTGGATCAACAGAATGTGGTCCTGATCTCGTCGCTGGGGACATCGCCGTCGGGTGAGATTTTCAACCTGCCCGTCGAGGAAGTGGCCGAATCCGTGGCCGTGGCGCTGAACGCCGAAAAGCTGCTGTACCTGTGCGATGCGCCGGGTCTGCTCGACGAACAGGGGGAGTTGATCGATTCGGTCACCGCCGATGAAGCCGAGCGCATGCTGCTCGCTGGCCAGGGACTGACCGAGGATCTTGACCTGTTTCTGCCGTGTGCCATTCGGGCGGTGCGTCAGGGCGTCCACCGGGCTCACCTCATCGACCGCGATCGGGACGGTGGTCTGTTGCTCGAATTCTTTACCCACCAGGGCGTGGGTACCATTCTGTCGCGCGATCCGCTCTTCCGTCTGCGAGAAGCCACCGTAGAAGACGTGGGGGCCCTGGTGACGCTTCTGGAGCCTCTGGAGGCGGATGGCACATTGGTGCGTCGTGGTCGCGAGTTGCTTGAACAGGAAATCACCCGTTTTTCGGTGGTGGAGCACGACGGCGTGCTGGTCGGCTGTGCCGCGCTCTATCCCTTCAGCGAAGAGAAGGCGGGGGAAATGGCGTGTGTGGCAGTGATGACCGAGTTCCGTCGCGCCGGCCTGGGGGAAATGCTCATGCGTCGCATCGAGCGCCGCGCTCGCGAACAGCAGCTTGAGGCGCTGTTCGTGCTCACGACACGGACGGCCCACTGGTTTCGCGAGCGTGGCTTTGACGAGGTGAGCCCGGACCGTCTGCCCAGTCTGAAGCGGGAGCTCTACAACCTGCAGCGGCGATCCAAGGTGCTCATGAAGCCGATCTGAGGCGGCAGCGCAGCACGGGCGTGGCAATCACGCTAGAATGAACCATTGTTTTTCCGCTATCAGAACGCAGGTATCGACATGACGCGAATGGTCAAATGCATCAAGCTGGGTGAGGAAATGGAAGGGCTGGATCGCCCGCCGGTGCCCGGCGAGCTGGGTAAGAAAATCTACGAAAACGTGTCCAAGGAAGCGTGGGCCCAGTGGGTGAAGCATCAGACGATGCTGATCAACGAAAACCGCCTGAACCTGATGGATGCGCGTGCGCGGAAGTACCTGTCGGAGCAGATGGAACGCCATTTCTTCGGTGACGGTGCTGATGGCATCGGTGGGTTCGTGCCGCCGTCTGCCTGAATCGGGCGCTGCACAACAAAAAAGGACGGCCGTGGCCGTCCTTTTTTGTCGGGTGTCGTGATCCGGCCTCAGTCGTTGGCCACTTCCTGCTCGAGGGCTTCGATGCCCGCGTGGCGAATATCCCGACCCTTGACCATATAAACCACGTACTCGGACATGTTCTTGGCATGATCGCCGATGCGCTCGACGGCCTTGGCCATGAACAGCATGTCGATGCCGGCCGAGATGGTGCGCGGGTCTTCCATCAGGAAGGTGA
Coding sequences within:
- the argA gene encoding amino-acid N-acetyltransferase, producing MLDPAKTASDLTRHFVAWVRGAAPYIHAFRGKTFVIGFGGEVATGQLGQALAYDCNLLAALGIRLVLVHGARPQIDAEMERRGLESRFHNGVRVTDAAALDCVKSAMAVTRLELEARLSQGLPNTPMAGSYMRVTGGNFITARPVGVVDGVDLQFTGKVRKIMADEIAADLDQQNVVLISSLGTSPSGEIFNLPVEEVAESVAVALNAEKLLYLCDAPGLLDEQGELIDSVTADEAERMLLAGQGLTEDLDLFLPCAIRAVRQGVHRAHLIDRDRDGGLLLEFFTHQGVGTILSRDPLFRLREATVEDVGALVTLLEPLEADGTLVRRGRELLEQEITRFSVVEHDGVLVGCAALYPFSEEKAGEMACVAVMTEFRRAGLGEMLMRRIERRAREQQLEALFVLTTRTAHWFRERGFDEVSPDRLPSLKRELYNLQRRSKVLMKPI
- a CDS encoding oxidative damage protection protein produces the protein MTRMVKCIKLGEEMEGLDRPPVPGELGKKIYENVSKEAWAQWVKHQTMLINENRLNLMDARARKYLSEQMERHFFGDGADGIGGFVPPSA